ACTAAATCAGAGATTCGTATTAATGTGTGGCATTTCCCATTAAGCATGCGTGCCCTGGATTTATTTTCCACTAACCCTGAGAAAGTGTCCGCGCTGGCCAGTGACAGAGGGTGATGCTCGGCATGGGAAAAGCCATAGCGCCGTACCGCTGGCCGGAAGCCCGTTATATGTCACATCCTTTGCCAAGAGAGAGGTTATTAACCACAACCACCTCATTTGTTGAGCTAGAGAGTCCGATGTTATGGTCAGATTAGAATGCCTGGTTCCTTTATTGACAGAAAGGGTTTTGTCATGGAAGCACAGCCACAAGCTCTGATCCATTTGATTACCTTAGCATCCAGTTAGCTCTGTCACAGCCCCGCTGTTAAGTAGCCCTCCCTCGCTTTTACTCGAGCTTTGCCACCTGGTACTTAAAGTTAGATTTTTGATTTCGGTGTCCCAAAACATACATTGTTAATACAATTGTAAAgatcatataggcctatatatatttatatattttttttaacatcagTTACAAATTTAGATATTTTTTAATCTTAGTGCGAGTGACTGCATATCCTTTTAGTCAGTGAGGTCAATCCACTTTTATTGTAAGACTAGAGAAAtattaaagggcccctattttacaATTGAATAATCGACTCTGGCTACATCACATATGGGAGGCTCCACCACCCAGATTATGGTCGATAGATCGTCCTTCACTGCTATACCAATTGGTTACCTGATCCATCcctaataggcctacatctgGGCGGACACTCCCACTGATGTCCGTCATGTGACTACCACCGCATCCCCTCTGCACCAAATGGATCACACCAAGGGACCAAATAAGAGGAAACAAGACACCCATGAATATAATTTATTTCCTATCATCTCACAAACATACTTATTACATTGCTTGCACTCTTAGAAACAAATATGTAAATTATTCAATATTATATATGACAAGAGCAACAGTTCTGGCCCCCTAAGTATTATGTTGTATAACTTCGGCTACTATTAAAACGCTCCTCTGAATTTTTACTTGAGATAAATACTTTTATTTCAATTTATTTCATGGCTATTAGTATACGGTaataacatgtacacacatacacacgtgtcaAGTACGTGTACAAttatatgaatacacacacacgcgatggATTTTTTTGAGAATGAAATTGTATCCCTTATTGTGAATGTCCTCTGGGTGGCATAGGGTGTAGACAACATTATATCCCTGACTATCGGTCACATCAACACTGCATTTTGACATTATAATACAAGATCAACCAAAGACCAACAGTTAGCAGGAACAGCATACAGTACGTGAATTTGTATAAAATGTCTACGCAAAGAATACACCGTACATATACTCTATGTAATCACCAAAACACACTcccaatctcacacacacacacacacacaccacacacgcacgcacgcacgcacacacgcacgcacgcacgcacacacgcacgcacgcacgcacgcacgcacacacgcacacacacacacgcacacacacacacacacacacacgcacacacgcacacacacacacacgcacacacacacacgcacacacacacacgttcacagagTGAATGGCTGTATTACTGAATGAAGCACACACTCTATAAGAGAGATTACAGTGCATCATTTGCAGTGCCATTCACCAAAGTTTTTCCCACCTCCTGCAGACATAGCTGTCACACTTGGGGAAGGGATAAACTATTTACAGGTATTAATTCAGAAAATATTGCACTTATTGGCCCATTGCATTTCACAGCATGTGCTATGACAATGCACTTATATCCGTAACATAGagtgatatatttatatacaattTTAGAATATAAATTCTACACAGGTCAGTATTGTAGTCATGCATTTTTGGAACCTATATTTATCTATGCAACAAAAAACGGTAAATGCAAAATGACTCCTATATGGTTTAGTATTAGCATTCTTTTTTTTGGCACTGTATTTTATGAAGTGTTGGTTGTTCTTTGCCTTTCTGACTTTAACATTTTCTCGAGGACTATATGTTATACTAATATACTAATATGTGGACTTGACTTTTCACTAACACCACTATGAGCTGGCTGCATTAGCCTTGTTGTTTATGCTGTTAGCCAACCGTTTATATCATGAATATCCCAATAGGAAGAGTCAGATAGTAGGATGTATCTTTCTCAGAAAATATGGATTTTAAAGCCAAAAGTGTGAAATATTGACATTATGTTTGGGCACTTCAAAATTAAACAATGTCTAAGTATATGGCTGTTTATTCCATGACACAGCTGGACATATATGTTTTCaactcttgttttttttatgaattatttAGATCCTAACAGAGGAGTTCAGCCATTCCATATACAGTGTTTGGGTGCTTGAATATCTGAGTTCAACCGATTATTTTGGGCAAGGCTAAAAACGGAAGTGCCTTGACAAAACATCAGAGAAGATTGACACATTTTGTTGGCAGCATGCTCAAAGCATTATAATATAAAGGGTCCATATGGGAAACTAATCACACACAACTGATTTGTTCATGAACCGATATAGTGGTTAGAAGGTCACAAATCCACGGTAATCAAGTCTATATTACTATTTCTGGGTTCAGTTCAAAACACGAAAAGGACAAAGGAAACGAAAGAGAGGCCGTAttggagaattaaaaaaagggCCACTTCTTTTCATCCAAGGTAGATCATTTGAGGGCAGAAAACAGAAAATGTACACCGATGGAGTCACACACAGAACTCATGCAAACCAACCACGGTACAAACatccaacaccacacacacattcaatacACTGGCACAAGGCGCTAAACAATGTCACAATGTACCTATACAATGAATCATATATTTGGCAGATTGAAATCATAAACTGAATATAGTTTAAATAAATCTTTAGATTGAATGCAAACAAAACGTTTGTTGACGAGACCAAACTTGAAGTGATTGAATGAAATTAATGCACTGACTGGTTGACTCTTGTTTTATAGCTATTCTACAATGGCTAAattatgcataaatatataaatatttatatatatttgttttcctATTATTACTTAAAGCTACTTAGCTAACAAGCACACTAAGTAGTCGCGATTTGAGATGAGTGTGACTTCTCTAACATTtgtattttctatatatatatatatcgatgtTTCCTACATATCCATAGCCGTGTCTAAaaaggtctgtgtgtttgcttgatTATTTGCTCATGATACAAGGGGTTGTCAGATAAATACATCACGGGATGAGACCAACTACTAAAGAGAGCGTGAACCTTAGACCGGAGAGCATTTCGGTACACGAGGAACGATTAGTGCACTAATAGTGCAACGAGCGCGACAATAACCCTGCACGCTTTGTACGCTTTTTTTACCGTACCCCTATATAACCCCACCTACCCTCCCGACCCCTGTGTGCCCCCTAGTGGTAGACCACTAACAGTTGCACCCTTGCTGCTGAAGGGGCGGGGCGCTGTCGCTCAGCTTGGCGGTGGGGGCCCCCGTGGTGACGGCCGGGTCCGTGTCCAGGCTCTCCGACATCTTGTCACAGATCAGGTCCACCAGCCGCTCGAAGGTCTGCTTCACGTTCACGTTGTCCTTGGCACTCGTCTCAAAGAACTCAAAACCTGGAGGAAGGAGCAGCGGATGGAACAGATTGTAGAGCGACGCTCTACtgaaggtgctgtaggtaagattcaaACAGGTTTAACTTGagtgttttttagtttttgccgtttttttgttttttttagaaacGGCATAACGATCCGTCCGTTCTTGCTGGGTGGGGTCCTCCGTGAGAATGTGTGCTTTGGGTATGAGCCAATGTGCATTGGGAGCGGTCTGAAATTTTATTTCAACCTGCTCCCAGAAAATGTCTGACCAATCCGGACCTCTCTTCCATGATTGGTTTGGGGAATCCATGTCTCCTCAATGGCGGATAAGGAGGGAGCAACGAGGGAGGGGACGATGTTCGAAGTAGCAATATGTTACTTACTTCCACTCTGTTCTGCCCTCTCTCTTGACTACCCCTCAAACCTTATATACAGCCTCTTTAATTGGATTGTGCAGGAGAAATTGCTTTTCACTTAACTGCAACCACAAAAAATATAAGCTATACATTGAACAGCATTAGTCCAACAGTGTAGGACAATATTATATAGGGCTACTTTTTAGTCATTTTAGTGGATGAATCCAAAATATTAGTTTAAATTTTTCTTTTTAGACTGAATGCATTTTCGAGGTGCAGCCAGGGACTACAGGCAGACTGCAGAAAACGTTTTGGCAAGGAGACAAACACCGGAATCACCGTCACAACCAGAATAAATGACTGCattaatgaatggatgaatgagcGGTTGAGTGTTCCTGAGCCTACCCAGCTGTTCTGCAAGCAGCCGGCCGCTGTCCACGGAGACCACCCTTTCCTCGTACCATGTCACAACTTGTTTCCCGCCAAAACCACCTGAGCGTTGTCCCAGGAGTAGGTCTTTATCTGGGTGGCcctgtaagcacacacacacacagacacaatgacCACAAAAACTCTCATGGAATCAAATCCTTGAAACATTTCCTTTCACTTCTAAGCGGATATGGTTTGGATGTGGATTCTAGACTTTGCAACAAATGTATGTGggtcatttgtttattttgtaaattGTCACAAAGGTTTAATATTCAGATACAATAGGGCTTGTCCCTCAGAATGCATAATTTGTTGGGGAAACTCTGCCGTATTAAGAGGACTGTAAAAtccttaattattttttatatactgTAACCTAGGCTAATTCAAACGTTGTTTTACCAGGTTATGCATGAGAAATGCCGTGGGAGTTTCACATACAATAAATGTctccccataatgacaaatcatTTCACGGTTGATGACTAAACACTGACCTAAAACACAGTACGACCGACACGATTGCTAACATTCAAATGCtcctatgcttccaaaatggaggcatCCATTGCACTGCATCGTAAGGAAATTCAAAGAATAATCATGTACACACTGCTTTTCTGTCAGTCAATGAACAGAGTATATTTTGTTATGTCTGCTTTCACATAAGATATAAACCATTGAAACAATTATAATGTTGCTTGAAAACGTGTGTTTATCACTCCTAATGCTCTCATGCCAGAAACTGCTGGCTAAACCCAGGTGAGAGAGTGAAAAAGCGAGAGGGGGACAAGAGAAAGAGTTACATAGAAATACAGAGGGAGTGAGAAGGAGACacaggagtgagggagggaagggtGGGTATGAGATTCAAAGAGAAgacaggtgagagagaaagagagacaggtgtgagtgagggaggaaggggtcaaagagaagagggagaggagtaagataaagagagagaggtatgagggagggaggaatgagTATAGGAGTCGAAGAAACAGAGGAGACAGcggagtgggagaaagagacaggagtgagagagaggagttgaGTGTGAGGTTCAAAGAGAAgacaggagtgagagagaggagtgagtgtgagggttCAAGAGAAgacaggagtgagagagaggagtgagtgtgaggttcaaagaggaagacaggagtgagagagaggagtgaagtGTGAGGTTCACAGAGAAgacaggagtgagagagaggaagtgagtgtGAGGTTCAAAGAGAAgacaggagtgagagagaggagtgagtgtGAGGTTCAAAGAGAAgacaggagtgagagagaggagtgagtgtGAGGTTCAAAGAGAAgacaggagtgagagagaggagtgagtgtGAGGTTCAAAGAGAAGACAGGAGTGAGAAGAGATGAGTGAGTGTGAGGTCAAAGAGAAgacaggagtgagagagaggagtgattgTGAGGTTCAAAGAGAAGgacaggagtgagagagaggagttgCAGTGTGAGGTTTCAGAGAAgacaggagtgagagagagggttgagTGTGAGGTTCAAAGAGAAGAcaggagtaagagagagagagacaggagcgagagagggaaagagcgaGTATAGGAGTCAAAGAGAAgtcagagtgagaaagagacaggCATCAGAGAGGGAACTGTGAGCAATGAGAGTCAAAGATGAGACACGGGTGCAGAGAAGAGAGtcaggagtgagagagggaggaataagTATGAGTCAAAGAGAAGtcagaggagtgagagaaggagggatgcAGCTCGCTGTATCTGCaaacagacggagagagggggagagcgagagacgcaaacacagagagagaaagggctcAGCAGGACGCTGGCAGACATCTCTAATAGAGTTTCAGAAGTGGGTCATTTCACAACCAACGGCTGATCAAATCCACTGTGACCGAACACCAGGTAAAACCACGTCTCGCCTCTCTCGACTCCATGAAGATTCAAGACATCAATTTAATACATACACAATTTAATACATACACATTCCTCTTCACCAACCTCCGGGGTGAAGAGGAATATGCATCGACGTTCTGTCTATCTTTCAATGTCCCAATGTACTGGGCCTTAGATTGAAGACGGGCTTGCTATTTTCTGTCTTTGTCAAGGACAGGAAATGCGTACGTACACAAGCTTATTCAGGCACAGTCAGGGAAGGAgctgttgctatggaaaccattTTTTTCTGCAAACCTTGTCACAATGAACAAGGCTGAAGCAAAAAGTGGAATAAAAGCCTCTGGCAactgggggaaaaaaaggaGGACCGAACttagcgagagagggggggggggaaagctcACTTATTCTCTGTGTCTAATGCCGCTGgatgtgtgcattgtgtagtatGTAAGCACACAGAGAGGGTTTATGGATTTAAAAAATGCCAACCCCTTACCTGATGCTAACAAGAGTCACATTGAGATAGAGTAACTGTTAGCTTCTCCTTGTGCCTTATGTAAGATAGCACTTTCATATTGCTTTTCACCGTATCAAATCTCTCTTCTTGACATATacattttctttcattcataTCAGAGGAGCAGTGGAGTCTAAATGTTTAATATCCTATGAGAGTATATATAGACCGAAGTGGAAAAAGGACTTAATGTGTGCAGTGATTGTAGGCCCCTATTATTAGGTCATTATATATAGTACTTATTAGGGCTTATTGGACAAAACACATTAAATTAACTGATTGACTAACTCCaaatattatgtgcaaatgaTTTCTCATTTGTCATATATTCATAAAGAATCAACAATCCATTCCACAAACCCGTATCTCCTCATTGGATggcagagaggggaaggaaggaaacAAATTCATGAACCATctatttaaaagaaataaatcCTTAAAAATGTTCTCACAAGATCGCTATTTCTGTCGAAGAATCTGCCAACTCACCAACAGACGGTTGCAGAGTCTGGCTGAATTTAGACCTTTAATCTATGAATATCTAAATATTTCATCCCTGAATGCATCATGGTATGTCAGCAGCATTTGGGCTCGGCCCAGAGAGCCAGTGCTCCGCTCTGCTAGCTACAGCGTGTGACTCATACACTCGCCGCAGCCGTGACCTTGAGGGGTGAACGTCCCTATGGGCCGGAGCAGATGCATAGATTATCGTTGCTCTTTCATGTCAAAGAGGATATAGGAGAATGGGAAATGGAATaagaggagaaggaaagagggggagagggagggagggagaggagaggagagagagagagagagagagagagagagagagagagagagagagagagagagagagagagagagagagagagagagagagagagagagaggagagagagagagagagagagagagagagagagagagaaggaggtagaggaagggggaggggagagggaagggaagctaaagagagagggagaaataggcagagagggactgagggagggcgagagatagaaagagatgaTGGTAAGAGACAAAGGGCAAGAGATGATAGAGCAGGAGGGGGAAAAAGAAGGAAATGGACCTCACCCATGTGAAACAGTGAAATCAATACCTAGCTTACAAGACCTGCGGATAGAACGGAAGGTCAGCTATTTAAATCTGTTCCAGAGAAGGAATCTCATAATgttcttggggggggggcgggatgtCGCTTCATTACATTAGCAGGAGGAACCGCCGCCTCTTTTCATTGGATGATTTAATGGACAGACCCATAAAGATTAAATACTACGGGCAGTCACTCAGTACAATCACACTGCGCAGCAGGGACAGGGAATACCCCCGACACACCAAACACAGTTTGTTCATGTGATCCGAGGAGGTTAGGAGGACGCCTCACCAGTCCTGCACGGCGCCAAACGACTCCTCGTTGGTGATGTCATACATCAGGATGAAGCCCATGGCGCCGCGGTAGTACGCCGTGGTGATGGTCCTGTACCTCTCCTGGCCGGCTGTGTCCTACAGAGAGAGCACATGGCCCCCGGCACAGCGGGGGGTTGAATGGGTGAGGCCAACACGCTAAATGGAAAAAGGTGCATTGCATCTCCCCCACTATGAGGGCTAGCAGTTGGTCAGGTGATGGGCGACGGCAGGCAGAAGAAACACAGAGGGGCCGCACACAGTGTGTTCTGATGTCCCGTATGGCTTGATGCTGCGGCATGTTTTGATGTCACAgttggttgtggttgtggttaaTGTCACAGGATGGTCTAACGTCACGGCCTTTATGTCACCTGTGTGTAGTGATGTCACTGCATATTCAACGATAGATATATTGTGATGTCCCAGCAggttgtgatgtcacagatTGTCAGTATGTCACAGCATGTTATGATGTCCCGGCCGGTTGTAATGTTTGGGCAGATGGCGTATGTCACAGTAGATGGGGATGTTCCAGGACGGCAGCAGAAGATGAATGGATTTAAAGGAAATCTATGTGTGTAGCCATTTGGTAATGGCTACATCACATTACGAAAACAATAAATCAACCCCAAAACCTGTGCCTGTGTGGTTTGGATGGGATTTTAATATGATTTAATTGATGCCCCTTGGGGAACCAAGCCCTCATTACACCAAAACATCTGAATACACATCATGCTGCACATTACGTGTGCATTGTTGACATTGGTTGTACTTACTATGAATACTTCACTTAGCTGACTGAAGCAGGTTGTATTTCCTTACAGTACTGAACACATCTGAATACATTAGCAatgatatcattaaatccatattaccacagaaatatacaatatatctcATCTGTGACCTTTTCTATTTTGGTCGCTTGCATGTCTTGCAAaccacaatcaaacaaaaataatatgaTTACCTCCATTCCAGTGCTATGTATGGACAATCACCTGTCAGTGGTTgttgatttatatttatatttctcttTAATCTATTagtgtttatttattatataggaTGAGTGTTATTATTGATAGTATATCAGTGGATGGATTCTGTTATGCACTGAGTGAGGACTGCAGAATTGTACTGAATGGAAGAAGCAGAATGCAACGTAATTTCTCAGCGCTATGCATAGCTGTTAAACGGAATCTCTACAGGACACAATATGCTGTGTTTGCTAGCTGTGGTCTGAACATGGATGTTACATGGTGCCTGTTTTAGCCTAAGGACCTATCTGACCTTCACAACATGGAGTAGAACCTCATTGCTTGCTATCTCATACACAGTGAAATGTAAGGACTGGTGTTAACAAGAAAGCTGTgtttatgatgtgtgtgtgtgtgtgtgtgtgtgtgtgtgtgtgtgtgtgtgtgtgtgtgtgtgtgtgtgtgtgtgtgtgtgtgtgtgtgtgtgtgtgtgtgtgtgtgtgtgtgtgtgtgtgtgtgtgtgtgtgtgtgaattaaaAACAGGAATTAGGAATATGACAGATTAAGGCTTTCCTTCACATATCATCATTGAGTACTAATCCTATTctggtttattttttgttgtagtCTTTGTTTGTTGTTAAATAACAATGCATTCATCTTGGCCTTTCCTCTTGTCTGAATTTTAAACAATTCCATATATTTCATTAAACCAATCGATTCCGGCCAAAGGTCTTGACaatgacatgtttatttccGGTCTCATTCCGTGAGCAGCCTCGCTTGCTTCTTAGTTAGAGCAAAAACTGCAGTTTCCAGTGATCAGCATTGGAGGTTTTTCCAAGAGGCTTTTAAATCTAATGAGTTGAGGTTGACGGTTGACATAGCACAAACTTCTCTATGATTTATCGCTGTGACACTTAGAATGAAATTAGCCAATACCCATCGCCTTAAGGCCatttaagtctctctctctctctctctctctctctctctctctctctctctctctctctctctctctctctctctctctctctctctctctctctctctctctctctcctctctctctctctctcctctctctctctctctctctctctctctctctctcactccctctctctgtgctaTGGCTTTAGTGGACCTCGTATGACTGACGGTTCTAAACACCCACAGCAGCCAGAGAGGAGCTGAGTGCCAGCCAGGCGGAAGGCCCCTGGACGCCCTGTATTCATGGAGGGATAGCAGCAGATGGAGGGGAGGTAATAAGGTGGATCTACACGCAGAATCAACATGGCAATGGTTAAACAACCACCCCCACACTGCCACTGAGGTGTCGGGAGACATTTCATTTCACTAGTCACTAATTAAAAAAGACGTTTTCTCAGTTTCCAATGGGCACAATCGCATTGGGGGAAGTGTTGCGTCTGTGTTCCTCCCTGCTGTTTGCCGAGCTAACACTTCCTTGCCTCCCGTCAGCGATGGAGAGGATTCCATCTGTCTacgttttttgtatttttgtagatTGACATTTACATGACAACACGGTTTGTATTGATTTAGCGTAAAAAAGGCATTTTGGAGATATGTCATAGATTTTAAATATATCAATTCAATAGCCTTCTCAgaatatacaaacaaaatacaatttatatCAGATTTTCATGAAATGCCTTAGCATTTGGTTTAATTTAGCCTTGAAGTATTGTTATAAGGAATACTACTATTCCTTATACCTTATTACTATCATGAGATAgttcatcctcttcatcttaTATCAGATATAGTTTAGAGTTAAGAATGATTATCTGAGTGTAATatgttagaaatggcatagctgtctgtcagctattagtgagtgacaTGCGCTGTGAGAATGTCTGTTTTGAATTTGTGTCTGCCTCTCTATGAACCAGTTCAGAATGAAACTGGTCCCAGCTCATCAGGGCATTTCTCACCTTTCTTTCTGACCCGTAGGACATGTATTATGAGCACTGCAACAAGTACATAGTACTCTTTTGAGAGAAAAATGTGTAAACTTTAACCAGAAAA
Above is a genomic segment from Gadus morhua chromosome 6, gadMor3.0, whole genome shotgun sequence containing:
- the rab3c gene encoding LOW QUALITY PROTEIN: ras-related protein Rab-3C (The sequence of the model RefSeq protein was modified relative to this genomic sequence to represent the inferred CDS: deleted 2 bases in 1 codon), translated to MDLYGKMAATQDAKGKGEGGDQNFDYMFKLLIIGNSSVGKTSFLFRYADDAFTSAFVSTVGIDFKVKTVYKNDKRIKLQIWDTAGQERYRTITTAYYRGAMGFILMYDITNEESFGAVQDWATQIKTYSWDNAQVVLAGNKVTWYEERVVSVDSGRLLAEQLGFEFFETSAKDNVNVKQTFERLVDLICDKMSESLDTDPAVTTGAPTAKLSDSAPPLQQQGCNC